One part of the Corynebacterium sp. CNCTC7651 genome encodes these proteins:
- a CDS encoding decaprenyl-phosphate phosphoribosyltransferase: MGDAARNHDRHPEHEPFLKPEPHTEGVDYQRKKNPPKNLPDAMIKGLRPKQWVKNVLVLAAPLAAGLDAFTGRTLVDIAIAFIVFCFGASSIYLINDARDVESDRQHPTKRYRPIASGMLPINLAYAMAAILIALAIGLSFLATDGSALAMVIGIYILLQLGYCFGWKHIPVIDIALVSSGFMLRTMAGGVAAGIVLSQWFLLVAAFGSLFMASGKRYAELILAQETGAKIRKALEGYTPTYLRFVWTLSATAVVLCYALWGFELSAEVTGAAAIWYQISMVPFVIAILRYAAEVDGGRGGAPDEIALEDRVLQLLALAWIFCIVMAVYVAPAMGW; encoded by the coding sequence ATCGGAGACGCGGCGCGAAACCATGACCGGCACCCGGAGCATGAGCCGTTTCTGAAGCCGGAGCCGCACACTGAAGGCGTGGACTACCAGCGGAAGAAGAACCCGCCGAAGAACCTGCCGGACGCGATGATCAAGGGCCTGCGCCCGAAGCAGTGGGTGAAGAACGTCCTGGTTTTGGCCGCCCCGCTCGCGGCCGGCTTGGACGCGTTCACCGGCCGCACGCTGGTGGACATCGCAATCGCGTTCATTGTGTTCTGCTTCGGCGCCTCCTCGATCTATCTGATCAATGATGCGCGCGATGTGGAGTCGGACCGCCAGCACCCCACCAAGCGTTACCGCCCGATCGCCTCTGGCATGCTGCCGATCAACCTGGCCTACGCCATGGCCGCGATCCTGATCGCGCTGGCCATTGGGTTGTCGTTCCTTGCGACGGATGGCTCCGCACTGGCAATGGTCATTGGCATCTATATCTTGCTGCAGCTGGGCTACTGCTTCGGTTGGAAGCACATCCCCGTGATCGATATCGCGCTGGTGTCCTCCGGCTTCATGCTGCGCACCATGGCCGGCGGTGTGGCAGCCGGCATCGTCCTGTCCCAGTGGTTCCTGCTGGTCGCCGCGTTCGGTTCCCTCTTCATGGCCTCCGGCAAGCGCTACGCGGAACTCATTCTGGCGCAGGAAACCGGAGCCAAGATCCGCAAGGCGCTGGAAGGTTACACTCCCACGTACCTGCGTTTTGTGTGGACGCTGTCCGCCACCGCCGTGGTGCTCTGCTACGCACTGTGGGGCTTCGAACTCTCCGCGGAGGTCACGGGTGCCGCCGCCATCTGGTACCAGATCTCCATGGTGCCGTTTGTCATCGCCATCCTGCGCTACGCGGCTGAGGTGGACGGCGGCCGCGGCGGCGCTCCGGACGAGATCGCGCTGGAGGACCGCGTCCTGCAGCTGCTCGCCCTCGCCTGGATCTTCTGCATCGTCATGGCGGTCTACGTCGCCCCGGCGATGGGCTGGTAG
- a CDS encoding phosphatase PAP2 family protein gives MSSKEADLLVELQEVAYSPAVAKVARGLSHFGEHDLGWMAVAAAGAAVDEKRRRKWIALGVGTFTAHAVSVVLKRIVRRPRPHDARITIGVKTPSKLSFPSSHATNTGAAAVHLADITGSKWPFALVPVMMLSRNVLGVHYPTDTLAGAALGAAVAQGVIKAERRI, from the coding sequence ATGAGCAGTAAAGAAGCAGACCTCCTGGTTGAGTTGCAGGAGGTGGCGTATTCGCCCGCCGTGGCCAAGGTTGCCCGGGGTTTGAGCCACTTCGGCGAGCACGACTTGGGCTGGATGGCCGTGGCTGCGGCTGGTGCCGCGGTGGATGAAAAGCGTCGCCGGAAGTGGATTGCGCTTGGCGTGGGCACGTTCACGGCCCACGCGGTGAGCGTGGTGCTGAAGCGCATTGTGCGCCGCCCCCGCCCGCACGATGCGCGCATCACCATTGGCGTGAAAACGCCCTCCAAGCTGTCTTTCCCGTCCTCGCACGCCACCAACACCGGTGCCGCCGCGGTGCACTTGGCGGACATCACAGGCTCCAAGTGGCCGTTTGCTCTCGTGCCGGTGATGATGCTTTCGCGTAACGTGCTCGGCGTGCATTACCCCACTGACACCCTGGCCGGTGCCGCGCTCGGCGCAGCCGTGGCACAAGGTGTCATCAAGGCGGAAAGGCGGATCTAG